One part of the Salinimonas iocasae genome encodes these proteins:
- the recF gene encoding DNA replication/repair protein RecF (All proteins in this family for which functions are known are DNA-binding proteins that assist the filamentation of RecA onto DNA for the initiation of recombination or recombinational repair.) encodes MKLSNLQLTQFRNIDAAQLSPSHQLTVVTGRNGSGKSSLLESIYYLGFGRSFRTKKHHSVIQHETASFNVFASGEDEQGNVFKLGLERTRDDNFRCSVNGEHSHRLADLVSLLPVQLFTPQSTDLILGSPAERRRFCDWGLFHVEQSFNALFQTYSKLLRQRNALLKQNSNLSAPEHAYWQQQLVATGEKLNLMRESYISALKPIFNRICSDFLPEFSLEISYYKGWEKESALLESLNKKLDYDSRVGHTSVGPHKADVRFKVNGISAQEILSRGQLRMAVAALQLSQTALFSEQTSRKSIFLLDDVGAELDLDKRERFIDGLLTMDTQIFVTAIEKQQLEFVDKYNDKKMFHVEHGHVKEE; translated from the coding sequence ATGAAACTGAGCAATCTTCAGCTCACACAGTTTCGCAATATTGACGCTGCTCAACTTTCTCCTTCGCATCAGCTTACTGTTGTGACCGGGAGAAATGGTAGTGGTAAATCGTCTCTTTTAGAGTCAATTTACTATCTTGGCTTTGGCCGCTCATTTCGTACTAAAAAGCACCATTCTGTTATTCAGCATGAAACAGCATCTTTTAATGTTTTTGCTTCGGGCGAAGATGAACAGGGCAATGTTTTCAAACTGGGTCTAGAGCGTACGCGAGATGATAACTTCAGGTGTTCAGTGAATGGTGAACATTCTCATCGTCTTGCTGATTTAGTGAGCCTGCTCCCAGTACAGCTATTTACCCCTCAAAGTACCGATCTTATTTTAGGGTCGCCCGCTGAACGTCGGCGATTTTGTGATTGGGGATTGTTTCACGTGGAACAATCTTTTAATGCATTGTTTCAGACGTACTCAAAATTACTCAGGCAGCGTAATGCATTGTTAAAACAAAATTCAAATCTCAGTGCACCGGAGCACGCATATTGGCAGCAACAGTTAGTAGCTACCGGGGAAAAGCTCAATTTAATGCGAGAGAGCTATATAAGTGCTTTAAAACCGATATTTAATCGCATTTGTAGTGATTTTTTACCTGAGTTTTCGTTAGAAATCTCGTATTATAAGGGATGGGAAAAAGAGTCTGCATTATTGGAGTCTCTTAACAAAAAATTAGATTATGACAGCAGAGTCGGACATACCTCCGTGGGACCCCATAAAGCGGATGTACGATTTAAAGTTAATGGAATAAGCGCTCAGGAAATTTTATCTCGCGGGCAACTTCGAATGGCAGTTGCTGCGTTGCAACTTTCACAAACCGCACTTTTTTCCGAACAGACATCGCGCAAAAGCATTTTCTTATTAGATGATGTTGGTGCCGAGCTGGATCTCGACAAGCGAGAGCGTTTTATAGATGGGCTGCTTACTATGGATACCCAGATATTCGTAACCGCGATAGAAAAGCAGCAACTTGAATTTGTAGATAAATACAATGATAAAAAGATGTTTCACGTGGAACATGGTCACGTGAAAGAGGAGTAG